From Bacillota bacterium, a single genomic window includes:
- a CDS encoding ParA family protein, producing the protein MAVSYDGDMELFRTARITIFAGAFGSGKTELAANFASRLAGSGGKVSLVDIDIVKPLFRSRELRQRLGERGIKVVSTLTNLEMSDLPALSPEIFGLLGDSRIETIIDVGGDDDGARALGRFRDNLERAGYEMLYVINTRRPFTSTPDEIISMMGAVQEASRLRVTALVANTNLGAESGIDLAREGLPVIGEVSRTTGIPIRFVVLERGAACDREGAARLSEESGLPVFVMDRFMLPPWEGFRQS; encoded by the coding sequence GTGGCAGTGTCATATGACGGTGACATGGAGTTGTTCCGCACAGCCCGTATTACGATCTTCGCCGGGGCGTTTGGAAGCGGAAAGACTGAACTGGCGGCGAACTTCGCGTCGCGGCTTGCGGGGTCCGGAGGAAAGGTCTCACTCGTTGATATCGACATAGTGAAACCACTCTTCCGGTCCAGAGAACTCAGGCAGAGACTCGGGGAACGCGGAATCAAGGTGGTATCGACCCTTACGAACCTCGAGATGTCCGACCTCCCAGCACTGTCGCCCGAGATCTTCGGTTTGTTAGGAGACTCTCGAATTGAGACAATCATCGATGTAGGCGGGGATGATGATGGCGCCAGGGCTCTTGGGAGGTTCAGGGACAATCTGGAGAGAGCAGGCTATGAGATGCTGTATGTCATAAACACCCGGCGGCCTTTCACATCCACTCCAGATGAGATAATCTCTATGATGGGCGCGGTGCAAGAGGCTTCACGGCTCCGGGTGACTGCCCTCGTTGCCAATACTAACCTGGGGGCTGAGAGCGGCATCGACCTGGCGAGGGAGGGCCTCCCCGTGATTGGGGAAGTGTCCCGGACGACCGGGATACCCATAAGATTCGTGGTTCTCGAACGAGGGGCGGCCTGTGATAGAGAGGGGGCCGCGAGACTCTCAGAGGAATCGGGTCTCCCGGTGTTCGTCATGGACCGGTTCATGCTCCCGCCGTGGGAAGGATTTCGTCAGTCATGA